A section of the Carassius carassius chromosome 17, fCarCar2.1, whole genome shotgun sequence genome encodes:
- the LOC132161214 gene encoding ecotropic viral integration site 5 protein-like isoform X5: MSFPWLLETDSKSLRSVNGSRRNSGSSLVSSSSASSNLSHLEEDSWIMWGRIVNEWEDVRKKEKQLKELVRKGIPHHFRAIVWQLLCNAQNLPIKEQYSELLKMTSPCEKLIRRDIARTYPEHEFFKEKDSLGQEVLFNVMKAYSLVDREVGYCQGSAFIVGLLLMQMPEEEAFCVFVKLMQDYRLRELFKPSMAELGLCMYQFECMIQEQLPELQVHFQAQSFHTSMYASSWFLTIFLTSFPLPVATRIFDIFMCEGLEIVFRVGMAILQMNQAQLMQLDMEGMLQQFQKVIPHQLESGPDKVIQAAYQVKYNSKKMKKLEKEYTTIKTKEMEEQVEIKRLRTENRLLKQRIDTLEKESASLADRLIQGQVTRAQEAEENYLVKRELATVKQHNEETSVLLEQAQNTIRQLQQQQPFAKGNPRYSEEFILQLERELVQARLQEAESQCALKEMQDKILDMEKRNASLPDENNVVRLQEELIGVKLREAEALTGLKELRQQVRDLEEHWQRHLARTAGRWKDTPRKNAASEFQDELMSVRLREAEAQAELREIRQRMLELETQNQIHNNQLRRAELEARNLQERLQVLTNQNKMLHAELQETKRKQAEIECKNKEEVMAVRLREADNIATMAELQQQISELEIQKEEGKVQGQLDNTDSSQYIRDLKDQIADLKHEIRCLRGQRGLPGQPSFDGIHIVNHYGGDNESYQSSDEDGVKLSPQLTSHQVRGRITLHPNLEDSESEGDEEGDTLRLSVSSNGSHKTTTV, translated from the exons GAGCTGGTTAGGAAAGGCATTCCACATCACTTCCGAGCAATAGTGTGGCAGCTTTTGTGCAATGCCCAGAATCTACCCATAAAGGAGCAGTATTCTGAGCTGCTGAAGATGACCTCGCCTTGTGAAAAACTCATCCGCAGGGACATTGCCCGTACCTACCCCGAGCATGAGTTCTTTAAGGAGAAGGACAGTCTGGGTCAGGAGGTGCTCTTTAATGTTATGAAG GCATATTCCCTGGTTGATAGAGAGGTGGGCTACTGTCAGGGAAGTGCTTTCATTGTCGGCCTTCTTCTAATGCAG ATGCCAGAAGAAGAGgctttctgtgtgtttgtgaaactgATGCAGGATTACAGGCTGAGAGAGCTCTTTAAACCCAGTATGGCTGAACTTGGCCTATGCATGTATCAGTTTGAATGTATGATTCAG GAGCAGCTCCCAGAGCTCCAAGTGCACTTCCAGGCCCAGAGTTTCCACACCTCCATGTATGCTTCATCTTGGTTCCTCACCATCTTTCTTACCTCTTTTCCTCTTCCTGTCGCCACCAGGATCTTTGATATATTCATGTGTGAG GGTTTAGAGATAGTGTTTCGTGTGGGGATGGCTATCCTGCAGATGAATCAGGCTCAGCTCATGCAGTTGGACATGGAGGGAATGTTGCAG CAATTTCAGAAGGTCATCCCTCACCAGCTGGAAAGTGGACCAGACAAAGTCATCCAGGCTGCTTATCAAGTCAAGTACaattccaagaaaatgaaaaa GTTGGAAAAGGAGTACACTACAATCAAAACCAAGGAGATGGAGGAACAGGTGGAGATCAAG AGACTACGCACAGAGAACAGACTCCTGAAGCAGAGAATAGACACTCTGGAGAAA GAAAGTGCTTCTTTGGCAGATAGATTGATACAG GGTCAAGTGACACGAGCCCAAGAGGCAGAGGAGAACTACCTGGTCAAACGGGAGCTGGCCACAGTCAAACAACACAATGAGGAGACCAGCGTACTGCTGGAGCAAGCTCAAAACACCATCCGACAGCTCCAGCAACAGCAGCCGTTTGCG AAGGGGAACCCACGCTACTCTGAAGAGTTCATCCTGCAGTTGGAGAGGGAACTGGTGCAGGCCCGTCTTCAAGAGGCTGAGTCTCAGTGTGCACTGAAGGAGATGCAGGACAAGATTCTTGACATGGAGAAG AGAAATGCATCCCTGCCAGATGAGAATAATGTGGTACGTCTTCAGGAGGAGCTAATTGGTGTAAAGTTGAGGGAGGCAGAGGCTCTAACAGGCCTTAAAGAGCTTAGACAGCAGGTCAGAGACCTGGAGGAGCACTGGCAG AGGCATCTGGCACGCACGGCAGGCCGCTGGAAAGACACTCCGCGGAAGAATGCAGCGAGCGAGTTTCAGGATGAGCTGATGAGCGTGAGGCTCAGAGAGGCAGAGGCACAGGCAGAGCTCAGAGAAATCAGACAGAGGATGCTGGAACTGGAGACCCAG AATCAGATACATAATAATCAACTGCGGCGTGCAGAACTAGAGGCACGTAATCTACAGGAGCGACTGCAGGTTTTGACCAACCAGAACAAGATGTTACATGCAGAGCTGCAGGAGACAAAACGGAAACAGGCTGAAATAGAGTGCAAG aataaAGAAGAGGTAATGGCAGTGAGATTGAGAGAAGCTGACAATATTGCTACCATGGCTGAGCTTCAGCAGCAGATCTCTGAGCTTGAGATTCAG AAAGAAGAAGGAAAAGTCCAAGGTCAGCTCGACAACACAGACTCCAGCCAGTACATCCGAGACCTCAAGGATCAGATAGCAGATCTCAAACATGAG ATCCGGTGCTTAAGAGGGCAGCGGGGCTTACCCGGCCAACCCAGTTTTGATGGGATTCATATAGTCAATCACTATGGAGGGGACAACGAATCCTACCAGTCCTCTGATGAAGACGGAGTGAAGCTGTCTCCCCAGCTGACCAGTCATCAGGTTAGAGGCCGGATCACACTACATCCAAACCTGGAGGACTCGGAAAGTGAGGGTGATGAGGAAGGAGATACCCTACGACTTAGTGTGTCCTCAAATGGCAGCCATAAGACAACTACAGTGTGA
- the LOC132161216 gene encoding zinc finger protein Gfi-1-like isoform X2, producing MPRSFLVKSKKAHSYHQPRSLEDDHNRLDTILAHICAGDTAGACSPDSHLVVDHADLSSRSPLSCGGSLCDRSSDYEDFWRPPSPSASPESEKSFSPSAEETQPFAVPFRPYAWSRYSGCEIRQLVQHTFNHHHSLDLERPTPPAYYKDSVVESSLFTERGSGASIYNSYSSTGTLFERATASGLYDDSNTLAKGTEVKASSDVMCSRLLLNGAFKCIKCSKVFSTPHGLEVHVRRSHSGTRPFACDICGKTFGHAVSLEQHRAVHSQERSFDCKICGKSFKRSSTLSTHLLIHSDTRPYPCQYCGKRFHQKSDMKKHTFIHTGEKPHKCQVCGKAFSQSSNLITHSRKHTGFKPFGCDLCGKGFQRKVDLRRHKETQHGLK from the exons ATGCCTAGGTCTTTCTTGGTGAAGAGCAAAAAAGCCCACAGCTACCACCAGCCACGATCTTTGGAGGATGACCACAACAGACTTGATACTATTTTAGCTCATATATGTGCAG GCGACACCGCGGGCGCGTGTTCACCGGACTCTCACCTGGTGGTGGATCACGCGGATCTTTCTTCCAGGTCTCCTCTCAGCTGTGGGGGAAGCCTGTGCGACCGCTCCTCAGATTACGAAGACTTTTGGCGACCTCCATCACCATCAGCATCACCTG AGTCAGAAAAGTCCTTTTCTCCCTCCGCTGAAGAAACACAGCCCTTCGCCGTCCCCTTCAGACCTTACGCGTGGAGCAGGTACTCTGGATGTGAAATCCGACAGCTGGTCCAGCATACTTTCAACCATCACCACTCTCTGGATCTCGAGCGCCCTACTCCTCCAGCCTATTACAAAGACAGCGTGGTCGAGTCCTCTCTTTTCACTGAAAGAGGATCTGGCGCTAGCATTTACAACAGTTATAGCTCCACTGGCACCCTATTCGAGCGCGCCACTGCCTCTGGACTTTATGATGATAGCAACACACTGGCAAAGGGAACGGAGGTGAAAGCCAGCTCTGATGTGATGTGCAGTCGTCTCCTGCTGAATGGCGCATTCAAATGTATCAAATGCAGCAAG GTGTTTTCTACTCCACATGGCTTGGAAGTTCACGTCCGGAGGTCGCATAGTGGAACAAGACCTTTTGCTTGCGACATCTGCGGGAAAACGTTTGGACACGCAGTCAGTCTGGAACAACACAGAGCTGTTCACTCACAG GAAAGAAGCTTTGATTGTAAAATCTGTGGGAAAAGTTTTAAAAGATCATCCACTTTGTCCACTCACCTCCTCATACACTCCGATACACGGCCCTATCCGTGCCAGTACTGCGGAAAGAGATTCCACCAGAAGTCAGATATGAAGAAACACACATTCATCCACACAG GGGAGAAGCCACACAAATGTCAGGTGTGTGGGAAAGCTTTCAGTCAGAGCTCCAATCTGATAACACACAGTCGAAAACACACCGGTTTCAAACCGTTTGGATGTGACCTCTGCGGCAAAGGGTTCCAGCGCAAGGTCGATTTAAGAAGACACAAGGAAACACAACACGGATTGAAGTGA
- the LOC132161216 gene encoding zinc finger protein Gfi-1-like isoform X1, whose translation MPRSFLVKSKKAHSYHQPRSLEDDHNRLDTILAHICAESKTSDESECCPDALTGDTAGACSPDSHLVVDHADLSSRSPLSCGGSLCDRSSDYEDFWRPPSPSASPESEKSFSPSAEETQPFAVPFRPYAWSRYSGCEIRQLVQHTFNHHHSLDLERPTPPAYYKDSVVESSLFTERGSGASIYNSYSSTGTLFERATASGLYDDSNTLAKGTEVKASSDVMCSRLLLNGAFKCIKCSKVFSTPHGLEVHVRRSHSGTRPFACDICGKTFGHAVSLEQHRAVHSQERSFDCKICGKSFKRSSTLSTHLLIHSDTRPYPCQYCGKRFHQKSDMKKHTFIHTGEKPHKCQVCGKAFSQSSNLITHSRKHTGFKPFGCDLCGKGFQRKVDLRRHKETQHGLK comes from the exons ATGCCTAGGTCTTTCTTGGTGAAGAGCAAAAAAGCCCACAGCTACCACCAGCCACGATCTTTGGAGGATGACCACAACAGACTTGATACTATTTTAGCTCATATATGTGCAG AAAGCAAAACTTCAGACGAGTCAGAGTGCTGTCCGGATGCCCTGACAGGCGACACCGCGGGCGCGTGTTCACCGGACTCTCACCTGGTGGTGGATCACGCGGATCTTTCTTCCAGGTCTCCTCTCAGCTGTGGGGGAAGCCTGTGCGACCGCTCCTCAGATTACGAAGACTTTTGGCGACCTCCATCACCATCAGCATCACCTG AGTCAGAAAAGTCCTTTTCTCCCTCCGCTGAAGAAACACAGCCCTTCGCCGTCCCCTTCAGACCTTACGCGTGGAGCAGGTACTCTGGATGTGAAATCCGACAGCTGGTCCAGCATACTTTCAACCATCACCACTCTCTGGATCTCGAGCGCCCTACTCCTCCAGCCTATTACAAAGACAGCGTGGTCGAGTCCTCTCTTTTCACTGAAAGAGGATCTGGCGCTAGCATTTACAACAGTTATAGCTCCACTGGCACCCTATTCGAGCGCGCCACTGCCTCTGGACTTTATGATGATAGCAACACACTGGCAAAGGGAACGGAGGTGAAAGCCAGCTCTGATGTGATGTGCAGTCGTCTCCTGCTGAATGGCGCATTCAAATGTATCAAATGCAGCAAG GTGTTTTCTACTCCACATGGCTTGGAAGTTCACGTCCGGAGGTCGCATAGTGGAACAAGACCTTTTGCTTGCGACATCTGCGGGAAAACGTTTGGACACGCAGTCAGTCTGGAACAACACAGAGCTGTTCACTCACAG GAAAGAAGCTTTGATTGTAAAATCTGTGGGAAAAGTTTTAAAAGATCATCCACTTTGTCCACTCACCTCCTCATACACTCCGATACACGGCCCTATCCGTGCCAGTACTGCGGAAAGAGATTCCACCAGAAGTCAGATATGAAGAAACACACATTCATCCACACAG GGGAGAAGCCACACAAATGTCAGGTGTGTGGGAAAGCTTTCAGTCAGAGCTCCAATCTGATAACACACAGTCGAAAACACACCGGTTTCAAACCGTTTGGATGTGACCTCTGCGGCAAAGGGTTCCAGCGCAAGGTCGATTTAAGAAGACACAAGGAAACACAACACGGATTGAAGTGA